Below is a genomic region from Flammeovirgaceae bacterium SG7u.111.
TGTTCGTATCATCGGCGTTTTTAACATGACCGACGAAAAAGGAAAAGATGAGAAACTACTTTGTGTACCTGTAAGTGACCCTATCTGGAATAGCCTCACCAAACTGGAGCAAGTAAACGATCACCTCATGAAGGAAATCGAACATTTCTTCTTGGTATATAAAGACTTAGAGAAGAAAAAGGTATCGGTAGAAGGCTGGGAAAACGAAGAAGCGGGCATCAGGATCTACCACGAATGCAGGCAAAAATACATTGACAAAACATCTGAAAGCAACAAGCTGATCAAGCTTTAGCCGCA
It encodes:
- a CDS encoding inorganic diphosphatase; its protein translation is MSKVPKEESLEFDVLIEIPKGSRNKYEYDPEKRLIRYDRMIFSSMHYPSDYGFVPETLAGDGDPLDALVLVSEPTFPGCIIRVRIIGVFNMTDEKGKDEKLLCVPVSDPIWNSLTKLEQVNDHLMKEIEHFFLVYKDLEKKKVSVEGWENEEAGIRIYHECRQKYIDKTSESNKLIKL